From Brassica oleracea var. oleracea cultivar TO1000 chromosome C3, BOL, whole genome shotgun sequence, a single genomic window includes:
- the LOC106336472 gene encoding GDSL esterase/lipase At1g29660 — MESYLRKWCLVSVLVLYLGLGFNVKAEPQVPCYFIFGDSLVDNGNNNGLSSLARADYLPYGIDLGGPTGRFSNGKTTVDEIAELLGFDNYIPAYSDVSGEQILQGVNYASAAAGIREETGQQLGQRIPFSGQVQNYQNTVAQVVELLGDENTAADYLRKCIYSVGLGSNDYLNNYFMPQYYSTSRQYTPEQYADDLINRYRDQLNALYNYGARKFALVGVGAIGCSPNALAQGSPDGTTCVERLNSANRIFNNRLKSMVQQLNNEHSDAKFTYINAYGVFQDIIANPSTYGFTVTNAACCGVGKNGGQLTCLPGQGPCPNRNEYVFWDAFHPTDAANTIIAQRSYNARSSSDVYPIDISALARL, encoded by the exons ATGGAGAGTTACTTGAGGAAATGGTGTTTGGTTTCTGTGTTGGTTTTATATCTAGGTTTAGGGTTCAATGTAAAAGCAGAGCCTCAAGTTCCATGCTACTTCATCTTTGGTGATTCTTTGGTTGATAATGGAAACAACAATGGTCTTTCCTCTCTTGCAAGAGCCGATTATTTACCTTACGGCATTGATTTGGGCGGGCCAACCGGTCGCTTTTCCAATGGAAAAACAACCGTGGATGAAATCG CTGAGCTACTTGGATTTGATAACTACATTCCTGCGTATAGTGATGTGAGTGGAGAGCAGATACTTCAAGGAGTCAACTACGCATCTGCAGCTGCTGGAATTAGAGAAGAAACCGGTCAACAATTG GGACAAAGGATACCATTTAGTGGACAAGTTCAGAATTATCAGAACACAGTGGCACAAGTGGTGGAACTCCTTGGAGATGAGAATACTGCTGCTGATTATCTTAGGAAATGTATTTACTCTGTTGGTTTGGGAAGCAATGACTATCTTAATAATTACTTCATGCCTCAGTACTATTCCACTAGCAGACAGTACACTCCCGAACAGTACGCTGATGATCTCATCAATCGTTACCGCGACCAACTCAAC GCACTGTACAACTACGGAGCTAGAAAGTTTGCATTGGTAGGAGTGGGAGCCATAGGGTGTAGCCCGAACGCACTCGCACAGGGCAGCCCCGATGGAACAACTTGTGTGGAGCGTCTTAACTCGGCCAACCGAATATTCAACAACAGGCTTAAGTCTATGGTCCAACAGCTCAACAACGAGCACTCTGATGCTAAGTTCACCTACATTAATGCTTATGGCGTTTTCCAGGACATAATCGCCAATCCCTCTACTTACG GGTTTACGGTTACTAACGCTGCGTGTTGCGGAGTTGGAAAGAACGGAGGCCAGCTAACATGTTTACCGGGACAAGGCCCGTGCCCGAACCGTAATGAGTATGTGTTTTGGGATGCGTTCCATCCAACGGATGCTGCGAACACGATCATTGCTCAGAGATCTTACAATGCGCGATCGTCTTCTGACGTATATCCAATTGATATCTCAGCACTGGCACGGCTTTGA
- the LOC106328234 gene encoding GDSL esterase/lipase At1g29670 — protein sequence MESYLRKWCVVFVVLGSAFSVTKAQQVPCYFIFGDSLVDNGNNNGLVSFARANYLPYGIDFGGPTGRFSNGRTTVDEIAELLGFNDYIPAYNSVRGRQILTGVNYASAAAGIREETGRQLGQRISFSGQVRNYQNTVQQVVSLLGGETQAADYLKRCIYSVGMGSNDYLNNYFMPTFYSSSRQFTPEQYANDLISRYSTQLNALYNYGARKFALIGIGAIGCSPNALARSRDRRTCDERINSANQIFNSKLRSLVDQLNNNHPDAKFTYINAYDIFQDMIKNPSRFGFRVTNAGCCGIGRNAGQITCLPGQRPCRDRNAYVFWDAFHPTEAANIVIARRSYKAESPSDAYPMDISGLARL from the exons ATGGAGAGTTACTTAAGGAAATGGTGTGTAGTGTTTGTGGTGTTGGGTTCAGCGTTTAGTGTAACAAAAGCACAACAAGTTCCATGTTACTTTATTTTTGGGGACTCTTTGGTTGACAATGGAAACAACAACGGTCTTGTTTCTTTTGCAAGAGCCAATTACTTACCTTACGGCATCGATTTTGGCGGCCCCACCGGCCGTTTCTCCAACGGAAGAACCACCGTTGACGAGATCG CTGAGCTACTTGGATTTAATGACTACATACCTGCGTACAATAGTGTGAGAGGTCGGCAAATACTCACAGGAGTTAATTACGCATCTGCAGCTGCCGGAATCCGAGAAGAAACCGGTCGACAATTG GGACAAAGGATAAGTTTTAGCGGGCAAGTTAGGAACTACCAGAACACGGTGCAGCAGGTGGTGAGTCTGCTAGGAGGCGAGACTCAAGCAGCTGATTACCTCAAGAGATGCATTTACTCTGTTGGTATGGGAAGCAATGACTACCTCAACAACTACTTCATGCCTACGTTCTACTCTTCTAGCAGACAATTCACACCAGAACAATACGCTAACGATCTCATCAGTCGCTACAGCACTCAGCTTAAC GCACTATACAACTATGGAGCTAGGAAGTTTGCATTGATAGGAATTGGCGCAATCGGTTGTAGTCCTAACGCGCTCGCTCGTAGTCGTGACAGAAGGACTTGCGACGAAAGAATCAACTCAGCAAACCAAATCTTCAACAGCAAGCTACGGTCTCTGGTTGATCAGCTCAACAACAACCACCCTGATGCGAAATTCACCTACATCAATGCTTATGACATTTTCCAGGACATGATCAAGAACCCGTCTAGATTTG GGTTTAGAGTGACGAACGCAGGATGCTGTGGTATCGGGAGAAATGCTGGTCAGATCACATGTTTACCGGGACAAAGACCATGTAGAGACAGAAACGCGTACGTGTTCTGGGACGCGTTTCACCCAACTGAAGCTGCAAACATTGTTATCGCAAGGAGATCGTACAAGGCAGAGTCGCCTTCAGATGCTTACCCTATGGATATCTCAGGGCTGGCACGGCTTTGA
- the LOC106336156 gene encoding MACPF domain-containing protein CAD1, whose product MENRKGGNFSVPSSEALTTTLRNAIQALGRGFDVTSDVRLLYCKGAPGSRLVHIEEGQNRDLELSDGFFLPNVPVDIECSPGEEGIQRIPVCTFHEMAAAFNEISGVKGNIPLGCFNAMFNYTGSWQVDAASTKSLAVVGYFNRLYEVKLAKLTLFLRNEIKRAVPSSWDPASLASFIENYGTHIVTSVTIGGRDVVYIRQHMSSPLPVSEIDNYVNDMRKHRFQDAESQSITGPLKYKDKDITVIFRRRGGDDLEQSHTRWAKTVPAAPDIINMTFTPIVSLLEGVPGLRHLTRAIELYLEYKPPIEDLQYFLDFQIARAWAPEQSNLQRKEPVCESLQFSLMGPKLFVSADQVTVGRKPVTGLRLSLEGSKQNRLSIHLQHLVSLPKILQPHWDSHVPIGAPKWQGPEEQDSRWFEPIKWKNFSHVSTSPIEHTETHIGDLSGVHIVTGAQLGVWNFGSKNVLHLKLLFSKVPGCTIRRSVWDHTPVAPTGRLEQGGASTSSSSSEEKREDLSGQAGKLAKIVDSSEMLKGPQDLPGHWLVTGAKLGVEKGKIVLRVKYSLLNY is encoded by the exons ATGGAGAATCGTAAAGGAGGAAACTTTAGCGTACCCAGCTCGGAAGCTTTGACCACGACGCTTCGCAATGCGATCCAAGCTTTGGGCCGTGGTTTCGATGTCACATCCGATGTGAGGCTTCTGTACTGCAAAGGAGCTCCTGGGTCGAGACTTGTTCACATCGAAGAAGGACAAAACAGAGATCTTGAATTGTCCGATGGGTTTTTTCTTCCTAATGTCCCAGTTGATATCGAGTGCTCACCAGGCGAAGAAGGCATACAAAGAATCCCTGTTTGCACCTTCCATGAG ATGGCAGCAGCTTTTAACGAGATATCAGGTGTCAAAGGGAACATACCACTCGGATGCTTTAACGCTATGTTCAACTACACTGGCTCTTGGCAAGTAGATGCAGCTTCCACAAAGTCTCTCGCAGTCGTTGGATACTTTAATCGGCTTTATGAAGTCAAATTAGCAAAGCTTACGTTGTTTTTGCGCAATGAGATCAAACGCGCCGTGCCTTCCTCATGGGATCCTGCTTCCTTAGCTAG TTTTATCGAAAACTACGGCACTCATATTGTAACCTCTGTGACGATTGGTGGAAGAGACGTGGTCTACATCAGACAGCATATGTCTTCTCCTTTACCAGTATCCGAAATCGATAACTACGTCAATGACATGAGGAAGCACAGGTTTCAAGATGCAGAGAGTCAATCTATCACCGGGCCGTTGAAATACAAAGACAAG GATATTACAGTAATATTTAGGAGAAGAGGAGGAGACGATCTTGAGCAAAGCCACACTAGATGGGCTAAGACGGTACCTGCAGCTCCAGACATTATCAACATGACTTTTACTCCTATTGTCTCTCTCCTCGAAGGTGTGCCTGGTCTAAGGCATTTAACTCGTGCTATCGAGCTTTATCTGGAAT ATAAGCCTCCTATCGAAGATTTACAGTACTTCTTGGACTTCCAAATAGCTAGAGCATGGGCTCCTGAGCAGAGTAACCTCCAACGTAAAGAACCTGTGTGTGAATCTCTTCAGTTCAGCTTAATGGGTCCCAAACTGTTCGTCAGTGCTGATCAG GTAACGGTTGGGCGTAAACCGGTCACAGGTCTCAGGCTAAGCTTAGAAGGAAGCAAACAAAACCGTCTCTCTATCCATTTACAACACTTAGTCTCTCTCCCCAAGATCTTGCAGCCACATTGGGACTCTCACGTGCCGATAGGTGCACCGAAATGGCAAGGACCAGAAGAGCAAGACAGCCGCTGGTTTGAGCCTATCAAATGGAAGAATTTCTCTCACGTAAGCACCTCCCCGATCGAGCACACGGAGACGCACATCGGCGATCTTTCCGGCGTTCACATTGTCACCGGAGCCCAGCTCGGTGTTTGGAACTTCGGATCAAAGAACGTTTTGCATTTGAAACTACTCTTCTCTAAAGTCCCTGGTTGCACTATAAGACGGTCTGTTTGGGACCACACGCCGGTTGCTCCCACCGGGAGGCTCGAACAGGGAGGTGCGTCTACATCGAGTAGTTCGTCTGAGGAGAAGAGAGAAGACTTGTCGGGGCAGGCAGGGAAGCTGGCTAAGATTGTGGACTCGTCTGAGATGTTGAAAGGGCCACAAGATTTGCCTGGACATTGGCTTGTGACTGGAGCAAAGCTAGGCGTTGAAAAGGGTAAGATTGTGTTGCGTGTGAAGTATTCGTTGCTTAATTATTGA
- the LOC106332551 gene encoding uncharacterized protein LOC106332551: MAMVVSGGKMPLHANALPLSIINTKTRVRPAASSFPLFSPAPHSHSPSSSLSIRFKPLQHVSRSLSVVSSVLSEDRATGVSGSGGTDAFKLTYLEGNSWLWETGGLRILVDPILVGNLDFGIPWLYDAAKRFLKGFKLDDLPEVDCLLITQSLDDHCHLNTLRPLSKKSPDVKVIATPNAKPLLDPLFRNVTYLEPGETYELNARNGSKVRVKATAGPVLGPPWQRPENGYLLASPEDQISLYYEPHCVCNMELLKNERADIVITPVIKQLLPQFTLVSGQEDAVQLAKILKAKFIVPMQNGDLDAKGILASIIKKEGTIESFKDLLARELPKAQVLEPIAGVPLEILPPTSDV; the protein is encoded by the exons ATGGCTATGGTGGTTTCTGGTGGAAAGATGCCACTTCACGCCAATGCTCTTCCTCTAAGTATCATCAACACCAAAACAAGAGTCCGACCTGCAGCATCCTCGTTTCCGCTATTCTCACCCGCTCCTCACAGTCACAGCCCTTCCAGCTCCCTCTCCATCCGCTTCAAGCCCTTGCAGCATGTTTCCCGGTCTCTCTCCGTGGTATCTTCTGTTCTGTCAGAGGACAGAGCTACTGGAGTTAGTGGCTCTGGGGGGACAGATGCATTCAAGCTGACATACTTGGAG GGAAATAGCTGGCTATGGGAAACCGGTGGATTGAGAATCTTGGTTGATCCCATTCTTGTGGGTAATTTGGACTTTGGAATCCCATGGCTCTATGATGCTGCCAAGAGATTTTTGAAGGGCTTCAAG CTTGATGATCTCCCTGAAGTTGATTGCCTGCTCATAACTCAAAGCCTTGATGACCATTGTCATCTAAACACCCTCAGGCCACTTTCCAAGAAATCTCCTGACGTAAAAGTTATTGCAACTCCAAATGCTAAGCCTTTGCTGGATCCTCTTTTCAGAAAT GTGACTTATCTAGAACCTGGAGAGACCTACGAGCTAAATGCAAGAAACGGTTCTAAGGTTCGAGTCAAAGCCACAGCAGGACCTGTCCTCGGTCCACCATGGCAACGCCCTGAAAACGG GTATCTTCTTGCTTCCCCTGAAGATCAGATATCTCTCTACTACGAACCGCATTGTGTATGCAACATGGAACTTCTGAAGAATGAAAGAGCCGACATTGTAATCACACCGGTCATCAAACAACTTCTCCCACAATTTACTCTAGTTTCTGGCCAAGAAGACGCTGTCCAGCTCGCCAAAATCTTAAAAGCCAA GTTTATTGTGCCGATGCAAAACGGAGATCTTGATGCAAAGGGGATTTTAGCAAGTATTATTAAGAAAGAAGGAACGATAGAGTCATTTAAG GACCTATTGGCAAGAGAGCTTCCCAAAGCTCAAGTGTTGGAGCCCATAGCAGGCGTGCCGCTAGAGATCTTGCCTCCAACGTCAGACGTTTAG